The following DNA comes from Geobacter sp..
CGACGAAGGGGTGAAGGTCGTCACGGGCGTTTCGATCTGCTCAATGGGAAAGGCGGGTGACCTGTCGCGGGTCTCGGCAGAGGTCGATGGCCGGCGCCACGAATATACCGGTGAACGGATTCTCCTGGCTGTGGGGACTGCGCCTGCCTCTGCGGGTATCGGCCTGGAACTGGCCGGGGTGGAGGTTGACGAAAAGGGTTTTGTCAGGGTCGACCAGCGGATGCGTACCTCTGCCGAGGGGATCTGGGCCGCCGGGGATGTGACCGGCGGGCAGATGATCGCCAGCGTCGGTGCACGGGAAGGGATCGTGGCGGTGGATGACATGTTCACTCCGGACTGCGGCTGCCGGATGGACTACCATGCGGTTCCAATGGCCATCTTCACGGATCCGGAGATCGGCATGGTGGGATACGGCGAGGAGGCTGCCCGGCTGGCGGGCTTTGCGGTAAAGGTCAATGTCCTGCCGGTCTCGGCCATTCCAAAGGCCCACGTGGCCGGGCAGACCAGCGGGGTGATCAAGATGGTGGCCGAACAGGACACCGGCCGGCTTCTGGGGGTACACCTTCTCTGCCACAGGGGTGCGGATCTGATCAACGAGGCGGCCCTTGCCGTCCGTTACCGCCTGACCGTGGCCGACCTGGCCGATTCCCTCCATGTCTATCCTTCCATGGCGGAAGGGTTGCGGCTCTGTGCCCAGGGATTCAGCCGCGACATCAGCCGGCTCTCCTGCTGCGCGGAATGAGCCGCCGGGAGGGATGAGCGTTATTTCTCCGCGCCGGTAGCCTGGCCGTACCAGCGGCGGACGACGAAAACCTGCTGGCCGCTCCCATCCTGTTCCCCGATTGCATCTACCGGGCGTCTCCGTTGCATGATCTCCTCAAGCCTCTTTTTGAGCGGCGTGACAATGACGCCCCCCCGCTGTTTCTTCGTGCATTC
Coding sequences within:
- the merA gene encoding mercury(II) reductase, encoding MNEQYDIIILGSGSTAFAAALRAEVHGARILMVERGEPGGTCVNWGCIPSKTLIHSALLRHEALLGQAVGVGTSLDLVDYSRLFEHRSEVVEFLRRTRYQDVLQGISGLDLVKGTGRLRDRQTVEVAGQQFRSERVLVATGGFPRVLRFPGIEEVDYLTSMSALLLKELPASLIIIGGGVIAMELGQMYHRLGCRVTILEHGAQILPAVEPELADALHRVLTDEGVKVVTGVSICSMGKAGDLSRVSAEVDGRRHEYTGERILLAVGTAPASAGIGLELAGVEVDEKGFVRVDQRMRTSAEGIWAAGDVTGGQMIASVGAREGIVAVDDMFTPDCGCRMDYHAVPMAIFTDPEIGMVGYGEEAARLAGFAVKVNVLPVSAIPKAHVAGQTSGVIKMVAEQDTGRLLGVHLLCHRGADLINEAALAVRYRLTVADLADSLHVYPSMAEGLRLCAQGFSRDISRLSCCAE